A genomic window from Herbiconiux aconitum includes:
- a CDS encoding Maf family protein: MRLYLASTSPARLALLRQIGIEPVVVPSEVDEDAAVERAVAARGPLTTDAMVQLLAEAKAEAVAAPGVLPDGSPIDGFILGGDSAFELDGVAYGKPHQPSVARERWLAQRGRTGVLHSGHWLIDHRGGARQAAAGRTDHAELTFADDITDAEIDAYVASGEPLLVAGAFTIDGLAAPFIRTITGPPSAVIGMSLPVVRDLLRDFGVDWTSLWNVSKTPTPSAHG; encoded by the coding sequence GTGCGTCTGTACCTCGCCTCCACCTCCCCGGCCCGGCTCGCGTTGTTGCGCCAGATCGGCATCGAACCCGTCGTCGTGCCCTCCGAGGTCGACGAAGACGCCGCGGTCGAGCGCGCGGTCGCCGCCCGTGGGCCCCTGACGACGGATGCGATGGTGCAGCTGCTCGCCGAAGCGAAGGCCGAGGCGGTGGCCGCGCCAGGCGTGCTGCCGGACGGTTCGCCGATCGACGGGTTCATCCTCGGCGGAGACTCGGCGTTCGAACTCGACGGCGTGGCCTACGGCAAGCCGCACCAGCCGTCGGTGGCTCGGGAGCGGTGGTTGGCTCAGCGCGGGCGCACGGGCGTGCTCCACTCGGGACACTGGCTGATCGATCATCGAGGAGGTGCGCGCCAGGCGGCAGCCGGGCGCACCGATCACGCCGAGCTCACCTTCGCCGACGACATCACCGACGCCGAGATCGACGCCTACGTCGCCTCAGGCGAGCCGCTGCTCGTGGCCGGTGCGTTCACCATCGACGGCCTCGCGGCCCCGTTCATCCGCACCATCACGGGCCCGCCGTCGGCCGTGATCGGGATGTCGCTCCCCGTCGTCCGCGACCTCCTCCGCGACTTCGGAGTCGACTGGACCTCGCTCTGGAACGTCTCGAAAACCCCCACACCCTCCGCACATGGTTGA
- a CDS encoding sensor histidine kinase, producing the protein MAPDSRPPLSRAQIDSTLARLVGLFGFVFALLSIPVLNDSASTLWPGWAWAVTLAVFGSIGVAFVCSLIMRGVRVSMGVLACVFVVMLVLWPLAVRSPAAAVGTDPWLWYIVIVAIAAAGISFSTFWASAYTVAVPCIYAVLRVLPSGGGVSWGLALLDAVYILLLGTFVVIVITALRSTASQVDEAQRTAVRRYADAAKRHAAEQERIRVDTVIHDRVLSSLLAASRSRTADDRELAVQMARRALVALQSADAESEGSADLPLSVLVDRSRSLAETLTAEIAFSADGDLDGVVPARVIEGLYSATVQAIVNSIQHAGDDADRTISVHGRVAADLNGAAVDTATMDGDLPAVTVVVADTGAGFDVDAVPPDRLGVRISIRERVDAVGGATEIRSLPGAGTTIVITWPAPNDGEASS; encoded by the coding sequence GTGGCGCCCGACTCGCGGCCGCCGCTCAGCCGGGCGCAGATCGATTCCACTCTGGCGCGCCTCGTGGGCCTGTTCGGGTTCGTCTTCGCGCTTCTGTCCATCCCCGTGCTGAACGACTCGGCCTCCACCCTCTGGCCCGGGTGGGCGTGGGCGGTCACGCTCGCTGTGTTCGGATCGATCGGCGTGGCCTTCGTCTGCTCGCTCATCATGCGCGGAGTGCGCGTCAGCATGGGGGTGCTGGCCTGCGTCTTCGTGGTGATGCTCGTGCTCTGGCCGTTGGCGGTTCGATCGCCCGCCGCCGCCGTCGGCACCGACCCGTGGCTCTGGTACATCGTGATCGTCGCCATCGCCGCGGCCGGCATCTCGTTCTCGACGTTCTGGGCGTCCGCCTACACGGTGGCGGTGCCCTGTATCTACGCGGTGCTGCGCGTGCTGCCCTCCGGGGGTGGGGTGTCGTGGGGGCTCGCGCTGCTCGACGCGGTCTACATCTTGCTGCTCGGCACCTTCGTGGTGATCGTCATCACCGCCCTGCGCAGCACCGCCAGCCAGGTCGACGAGGCGCAGCGCACCGCCGTGCGCCGATACGCGGATGCGGCCAAGCGCCACGCCGCCGAACAGGAGCGCATCCGGGTCGACACCGTCATCCACGACCGGGTGCTCTCGAGTCTTCTGGCCGCGTCGCGCAGTCGCACCGCCGACGACCGGGAGCTGGCCGTGCAGATGGCCCGCCGGGCGCTCGTGGCCCTGCAGAGCGCTGACGCAGAATCCGAGGGCTCCGCCGACCTTCCGCTGTCGGTGCTCGTCGACCGCTCCCGCTCCCTCGCCGAAACCCTCACCGCCGAGATCGCCTTCTCGGCCGATGGCGACCTCGACGGGGTGGTGCCGGCACGGGTGATCGAGGGTCTCTACTCCGCGACGGTGCAGGCCATCGTGAACAGCATCCAGCACGCCGGCGACGACGCCGACCGCACCATCTCGGTGCACGGTCGTGTCGCGGCCGACCTCAACGGGGCGGCGGTCGACACCGCCACGATGGACGGCGACCTCCCTGCCGTCACCGTGGTCGTGGCCGACACCGGGGCCGGATTCGACGTCGACGCGGTGCCGCCCGACCGCCTCGGCGTTCGCATCTCCATCCGCGAGCGAGTGGATGCCGTCGGGGGCGCCACCGAGATCCGCTCCCTTCCCGGGGCGGGGACCACGATCGTCATCACCTGGCCGGCTCCCAACGACGGCGAGGCCTCGTCATGA
- a CDS encoding NAD(P)H-quinone dehydrogenase: protein MGNEFERKQRIAVVGGGPGGYDAAIAGAQLGGDVTLVEQVGVGGSAVLTDVVPSKTLIAVAEATNAIGEAADLGVQFFSRSETSGRPVRPEVAVNLSAVNKRLLGLARQQSEDMRASLIRAGVKIVHGHGRLDGPDSVIVSTSSGPDGTDFDQIDADTIVVSVGASPRILPSAVPDGERIFTWTQLYSLSAVPEHLIVVGSGVTGAEFASAYTALGSKVTLISSRDQVLPGEDADAAAVIENVFKRNGMTVLSKSRADSVERTADGVVATLSDGTKVEGTHCLMAVGSVPNTKGIGLEEAGVQLADSGHIRVNRVARTSAPNIYAAGDCTTFLPLASVASMQGRTAMFHAMGDAVNPTELRNVASNIFTQPQIATVGWTQRQIEEGIAQGDIYKLPLSSNPRAKMMGIKDGFVKLFARTGSGTVIGGVVVAPNASELIFPIALAVEHRLTVDQVSRAFTVYPSLSGSISDAARAMHIVL, encoded by the coding sequence ATGGGCAATGAGTTCGAGCGCAAGCAGAGGATCGCCGTCGTCGGTGGAGGCCCTGGCGGATACGACGCCGCGATCGCCGGAGCACAGCTCGGGGGCGACGTGACGTTGGTGGAGCAGGTCGGCGTGGGCGGCTCCGCCGTACTCACCGACGTGGTGCCGTCGAAGACGCTCATCGCGGTGGCCGAAGCCACCAACGCCATCGGCGAAGCAGCCGATCTGGGCGTGCAGTTCTTCAGCCGCAGCGAGACCTCCGGGCGCCCCGTGCGACCCGAGGTCGCGGTGAACCTCTCTGCCGTGAACAAGCGGCTGCTCGGTCTCGCGCGGCAGCAGTCCGAAGACATGCGGGCGAGCCTCATTCGCGCCGGCGTCAAGATCGTGCACGGCCACGGGCGGCTCGACGGGCCGGACTCGGTGATCGTGTCCACCTCATCTGGCCCCGACGGCACCGACTTCGACCAGATCGACGCCGACACCATCGTCGTCTCCGTGGGAGCCAGTCCGCGCATCCTGCCCTCCGCCGTTCCCGACGGTGAGCGCATCTTCACCTGGACGCAGCTCTACAGCCTGAGCGCGGTTCCCGAGCACCTCATCGTGGTGGGATCGGGCGTAACGGGCGCCGAGTTCGCCTCCGCCTACACCGCCCTCGGCTCCAAGGTGACGCTAATCTCCTCACGCGACCAGGTGCTGCCGGGCGAAGACGCCGACGCGGCCGCCGTGATCGAGAACGTCTTCAAGCGCAACGGCATGACCGTGCTCTCGAAGTCGCGCGCCGATTCGGTCGAGCGCACCGCCGACGGCGTCGTGGCGACGCTCTCCGACGGGACGAAGGTCGAGGGCACGCACTGCCTCATGGCGGTCGGCTCCGTTCCGAACACCAAGGGCATCGGACTCGAAGAGGCGGGGGTGCAGCTGGCCGACTCGGGGCACATCCGGGTGAACCGGGTGGCCCGCACGAGCGCGCCGAACATCTACGCGGCGGGCGACTGCACGACCTTCCTGCCCCTGGCATCCGTCGCGTCGATGCAGGGTCGCACGGCGATGTTCCACGCGATGGGCGACGCCGTGAACCCCACCGAGCTCCGCAACGTGGCCTCGAACATCTTCACGCAGCCGCAGATCGCGACCGTGGGGTGGACCCAGCGACAGATCGAAGAGGGCATCGCCCAGGGCGACATCTACAAGCTGCCGCTCTCGTCGAACCCGCGAGCCAAGATGATGGGCATCAAGGACGGCTTCGTGAAACTGTTCGCCCGCACCGGCTCGGGCACGGTCATCGGAGGTGTCGTGGTGGCGCCGAACGCGTCGGAGCTCATCTTCCCGATCGCCCTGGCCGTCGAGCACCGCCTCACGGTCGACCAGGTCTCCCGCGCGTTCACGGTGTACCCGTCGCTGTCGGGGTCGATCTCCGATGCTGCTCGGGCGATGCACATCGTGTTGTAA
- a CDS encoding acetyl/propionyl/methylcrotonyl-CoA carboxylase subunit alpha: protein MPRITKVLIANRGEIAVRVIRAARDSGIASVAVYADQDRDALHAQLADESYALDGSTSADTYLVIDKILSIARRSGADAVHPGYGFLAENADFARAVIDAGLTWIGPSPEAIEKLGDKVSARHVAEKVGAPLAPGTIDPVSGAEEVLAFVAEYGLPVAIKAAFGGGGRGLKVARTIEEVPEMFDSATREAIAAFGRGECFVEKYLDQPRHVETQCLADAYGNVVVVSTRDCSLQRRHQKLVEEAPAPYLSKEQNDLLYSASKAILREVGYLGAGTCEFLVGKDGTISFLEVNTRLQVEHPVSEEVTGIDLVREQFRLAEGGTLDYGDPVPHGHSFEFRINGEDPGRSFLPSPGPIHVFKPAGGPGVRVDSGVQAGDVISGAFDSLLAKLIVTGATREEALDRARRALDEFEVAGLPTVLPFHRDVVRNPAFAPADGEPFGIYTRWIETDYENPAEPWSGSLEDSAPAAERRTVIVEVDGKRVEVALPSRLVAAGARVAGLGASGSRTIGAPPKRRGASAAGLSTATGDSVKAPMQATVVKIAVEAGDRVVKGDLVLVLEAMKMEQPITAHKDGTIGNISAIVGSTVSSGHVLLDISA, encoded by the coding sequence ATGCCGCGTATCACCAAGGTCCTCATCGCCAATCGAGGCGAAATCGCCGTTCGAGTCATCCGGGCCGCTCGTGACAGCGGCATCGCGTCGGTGGCGGTCTACGCCGACCAGGACCGGGATGCGCTGCACGCCCAGCTGGCCGACGAGTCCTACGCCCTCGACGGGTCGACGAGCGCCGACACCTACCTGGTGATCGACAAGATCCTCTCGATCGCGCGGCGCTCCGGCGCCGACGCCGTGCACCCGGGCTACGGCTTCCTGGCCGAGAACGCCGACTTCGCCCGCGCCGTGATCGACGCGGGGCTCACCTGGATCGGCCCCTCCCCCGAGGCCATCGAGAAGCTCGGCGACAAGGTCTCCGCCCGCCATGTGGCCGAGAAGGTCGGCGCGCCGCTGGCGCCCGGCACCATCGACCCCGTGTCCGGCGCAGAGGAGGTTCTCGCGTTCGTGGCCGAATACGGCCTGCCGGTCGCCATCAAGGCGGCGTTCGGCGGTGGAGGCCGCGGCCTCAAGGTCGCGCGCACCATCGAAGAGGTGCCTGAGATGTTCGACTCGGCCACCCGCGAGGCGATCGCGGCGTTCGGTCGCGGCGAGTGCTTCGTCGAGAAGTACCTCGACCAGCCGCGCCACGTCGAGACCCAGTGCCTCGCCGACGCCTACGGCAACGTGGTCGTCGTGTCGACCCGCGACTGCTCGTTGCAGCGCCGGCACCAGAAGCTCGTCGAAGAAGCCCCCGCCCCCTATCTGTCGAAGGAGCAGAACGACCTGCTCTACTCGGCGTCGAAGGCGATCCTCCGAGAGGTCGGCTACCTCGGCGCAGGCACCTGCGAGTTCCTCGTGGGCAAAGACGGCACCATCTCGTTCCTCGAGGTGAACACGCGGCTGCAGGTGGAGCATCCGGTCTCCGAAGAGGTCACCGGCATCGACCTGGTGCGTGAGCAGTTCCGGCTGGCCGAGGGCGGCACGCTCGACTACGGCGACCCGGTGCCGCACGGCCACTCCTTCGAGTTCCGTATCAACGGCGAAGACCCGGGCCGGTCGTTCCTGCCCTCCCCCGGACCGATCCACGTCTTCAAGCCCGCCGGCGGCCCCGGCGTGCGGGTCGACTCGGGTGTGCAGGCGGGCGATGTCATCTCCGGAGCCTTCGACTCGCTGCTCGCCAAGCTCATCGTCACTGGCGCCACCCGGGAGGAAGCGCTGGACCGGGCCCGCCGTGCTCTCGACGAGTTCGAGGTGGCGGGGTTGCCGACCGTGCTGCCGTTCCACCGCGACGTGGTGCGAAACCCCGCGTTCGCCCCAGCCGACGGCGAGCCGTTCGGCATCTACACCCGCTGGATCGAAACCGATTACGAGAACCCGGCCGAGCCGTGGAGCGGGTCGCTCGAGGACTCCGCGCCGGCTGCCGAGCGCCGCACCGTGATCGTCGAGGTCGACGGCAAGCGCGTGGAGGTGGCTCTGCCCTCGCGGCTCGTGGCCGCCGGTGCACGGGTGGCCGGGCTCGGCGCATCCGGGTCACGCACCATCGGTGCCCCGCCCAAGCGCCGAGGTGCATCCGCTGCGGGTCTCAGCACCGCGACCGGCGACTCCGTGAAGGCGCCCATGCAGGCCACGGTCGTGAAGATCGCGGTCGAGGCCGGCGACCGGGTCGTCAAGGGCGACCTCGTGCTGGTTCTCGAAGCGATGAAGATGGAACAGCCGATCACCGCGCACAAAGACGGCACGATCGGAAACATCTCGGCGATCGTCGGTTCGACGGTGTCGTCGGGGCACGTGCTGCTGGACATTTCGGCGTAG
- a CDS encoding phospho-sugar mutase, which produces MDESSLNQSDGGSDDLPNDVERLAEAAVAWMAQDPDAETRAELASLLESVGSSDPAAVAELRSRFGERLAFGTAGLRGELAAGPNRMNRVLVGQAAAGLAAFLVERAHPGTRPSIVIGYDGRKNSRVFATDTAEIMAGAGVRAVLLPRLLPTPLVAFAVRDLGVSAGVMVTASHNPPRDNGYKVYLGDADEGSQIVPPADAEIAAHILRVAETIPLPEVPRSQDYEVADESVVERYVAATAAFAAPAPASPVDLRVVYTALHGVGWETLARVLDAAGFARPELVSAQIDPDPGFPTVSFPNPEEPGALDLSYAAARRAGADLIVANDPDADRLAIAIPDEREAEGYRRLTGNEVGQLLGWQAAEAAAARAGGAGDATLACSIVSSPALGVVAEAYGLGWVETLTGFKWVSRAPGLVFGYEEALGYLVNPETVRDKDGISAAIAFLSLARELAASGRTIADRLDEFSERFGHYGSAQISLRVTDLTEIDRVMSRLRSSPPSEIGGIRVERIDDLDRADGSVPASDVLRIVLPGARVMVRPSGTEPKLKIYLDAWSTRGGLGERHDAVIEVLQKLEGGMRDRIS; this is translated from the coding sequence ATGGACGAGTCCTCGTTGAACCAGTCAGACGGCGGAAGCGACGATCTGCCCAACGATGTCGAGCGTCTCGCCGAGGCGGCCGTGGCCTGGATGGCGCAGGATCCGGATGCGGAGACCCGTGCCGAGCTCGCCTCACTGCTCGAATCGGTCGGGTCGAGTGACCCCGCTGCCGTGGCCGAGCTGCGCTCGCGATTCGGCGAGCGGCTCGCGTTCGGCACCGCCGGCCTCCGCGGAGAACTGGCCGCCGGGCCGAACCGCATGAATCGGGTGCTCGTGGGGCAGGCGGCCGCCGGCCTCGCGGCCTTCCTCGTGGAGCGTGCGCATCCGGGAACCCGCCCCTCGATCGTGATCGGCTACGACGGCCGCAAGAACTCCCGCGTCTTCGCCACCGACACGGCCGAGATCATGGCCGGTGCGGGCGTGCGCGCGGTGCTGCTCCCGCGCCTGTTGCCGACACCGCTCGTGGCGTTCGCGGTGCGCGACCTCGGCGTGAGCGCCGGCGTGATGGTGACCGCCTCGCACAACCCTCCGCGCGACAACGGCTACAAGGTGTACCTCGGCGACGCCGACGAGGGGTCGCAGATCGTTCCGCCGGCGGATGCGGAGATCGCGGCGCACATCCTGCGCGTGGCCGAGACGATCCCACTGCCCGAGGTGCCGCGGTCGCAGGACTACGAGGTCGCCGACGAGAGTGTCGTGGAACGGTATGTGGCGGCCACGGCCGCATTCGCCGCTCCAGCGCCCGCCTCCCCGGTCGACCTGCGCGTGGTCTACACGGCCCTGCACGGTGTGGGCTGGGAGACCCTCGCACGCGTGCTCGACGCCGCGGGCTTCGCGCGGCCCGAGCTGGTGTCGGCACAGATCGACCCCGACCCCGGCTTTCCGACCGTCTCGTTCCCGAACCCCGAAGAACCCGGCGCACTCGATCTGTCGTACGCGGCCGCTCGTCGGGCGGGCGCCGACCTGATCGTGGCGAACGATCCCGACGCCGACCGGCTGGCCATCGCCATCCCCGACGAGCGCGAGGCCGAGGGTTACCGGAGGCTCACCGGCAACGAAGTGGGGCAGCTGCTCGGTTGGCAGGCCGCCGAGGCCGCTGCCGCGCGTGCTGGCGGAGCGGGCGACGCGACCCTCGCCTGCTCGATCGTTTCCTCCCCCGCTCTCGGTGTGGTGGCGGAGGCCTATGGGCTCGGCTGGGTGGAGACACTCACCGGGTTCAAATGGGTCTCCCGCGCACCCGGGCTCGTCTTCGGCTACGAGGAAGCCCTCGGCTATCTGGTGAACCCGGAGACCGTGCGCGACAAGGACGGCATCTCGGCCGCGATCGCTTTTCTCTCGCTCGCACGCGAGCTCGCGGCATCCGGTCGCACCATCGCCGACCGGCTCGATGAGTTCAGCGAGCGTTTCGGGCATTACGGCTCGGCCCAGATCTCGCTGCGGGTCACCGATCTCACCGAGATCGACCGCGTGATGTCCCGGTTGCGGAGTTCGCCGCCCAGCGAGATCGGCGGCATCCGGGTCGAGCGGATCGACGACCTCGACCGGGCCGACGGATCCGTTCCGGCCAGCGACGTGCTGCGCATCGTGCTCCCCGGCGCCCGCGTGATGGTGCGGCCGAGCGGCACCGAGCCGAAGCTCAAGATCTACCTCGACGCCTGGAGCACGCGCGGCGGACTCGGTGAGCGGCACGACGCCGTGATCGAGGTGTTGCAGAAACTGGAAGGCGGGATGCGCGACCGCATCTCCTGA
- a CDS encoding purine-nucleoside phosphorylase encodes MATPAHNPLDLPETDPFEVAREAAQQIAELTGVERHDVALTLGSGWGKAADLLGETVATIPATDVVGFGASAVPGHVGSLRSIRLPNGKHALVIGARTHYYEGHGVRRVVHSVRTAAATGASVMVLTNGAGGIKETWTPGTPVLISDHINLTADSPLEGATFIDLTDLYSRRLRDVARGVDPSLDEGVYVQFRGPHYETPAEVQMAKTIGGHIVGMSTALEAIAARQAGMEIIGFSLITNLAAGIQTTPLSHAEVIEAGKNAEGVIGDLLARVVAAL; translated from the coding sequence ATGGCGACACCTGCACACAATCCTCTCGATCTGCCCGAAACCGATCCCTTCGAGGTGGCCCGTGAGGCCGCTCAACAGATCGCGGAGCTCACCGGCGTCGAACGCCACGACGTCGCCCTCACCCTCGGCAGCGGCTGGGGCAAGGCCGCCGATCTCCTCGGCGAGACCGTCGCCACCATCCCCGCGACGGATGTGGTGGGCTTCGGTGCATCCGCCGTTCCGGGTCACGTCGGGTCGCTGCGCTCCATCCGCCTCCCGAACGGCAAGCACGCGCTCGTGATCGGGGCGCGCACCCACTACTACGAGGGCCACGGCGTGCGCCGGGTGGTGCACAGCGTGCGCACCGCCGCCGCGACGGGCGCGTCGGTCATGGTGCTGACGAACGGCGCGGGCGGCATCAAGGAGACCTGGACCCCGGGAACCCCGGTGCTGATCAGCGACCACATCAACCTCACGGCCGACTCCCCGCTCGAGGGCGCCACCTTCATCGACTTGACCGACCTCTATTCGCGCCGCCTCCGCGACGTGGCACGCGGCGTCGACCCGTCGCTCGACGAGGGCGTGTACGTGCAGTTCCGCGGTCCGCACTACGAGACCCCGGCCGAGGTGCAGATGGCCAAGACCATCGGCGGCCACATCGTGGGCATGTCGACCGCGCTCGAGGCGATCGCCGCCCGTCAAGCCGGCATGGAGATCATCGGCTTCTCGCTGATCACGAACCTCGCGGCCGGCATCCAGACGACTCCGCTCAGCCATGCCGAGGTGATCGAGGCCGGCAAGAACGCCGAGGGCGTGATCGGCGACCTGCTCGCCCGCGTCGTGGCGGCGCTGTGA
- a CDS encoding response regulator transcription factor — translation MHDDSDGATTDVTGRHSSAVQVAIVDDHESVRLGIRTACIEAGYEVVAACASVSELWVALAGRSCDVIVLDLSLGDDFTVTENVQHARSMGAAVLVHSIADRVGLVREALAAGAAGVIPKSAATSAVMAAIAAVARGDVLNNLEWASAIDADREFGKAQLAQRERDVLHLYASGLPLSQVALKLNIKVSTAKEYLDRIRAKYVEVGRPARSKVELLRRAVEDGILAIDEHGHVE, via the coding sequence GTGCACGACGACAGCGACGGGGCGACAACGGATGTGACAGGCAGGCACTCGAGTGCCGTGCAGGTCGCGATCGTCGACGACCACGAATCGGTGCGACTCGGCATCCGGACCGCGTGCATCGAGGCGGGATACGAGGTGGTCGCCGCCTGCGCCTCGGTGAGCGAGCTCTGGGTCGCGCTCGCGGGTCGCAGCTGCGACGTGATCGTGCTGGATCTGAGTCTCGGCGACGACTTCACGGTCACCGAGAACGTGCAGCACGCCCGGTCGATGGGCGCGGCGGTGCTCGTGCACAGCATCGCCGACCGGGTCGGCCTGGTGCGCGAGGCGCTCGCCGCCGGTGCGGCCGGGGTCATCCCGAAATCCGCGGCCACCAGCGCGGTGATGGCGGCAATCGCGGCGGTCGCCCGGGGCGACGTGCTCAACAACCTCGAATGGGCGAGCGCCATCGACGCCGACCGCGAGTTCGGCAAGGCGCAGTTGGCCCAGCGCGAACGCGACGTACTGCACCTCTACGCCTCGGGTCTGCCGCTCTCGCAGGTGGCGCTGAAGCTCAACATCAAGGTGTCGACGGCAAAGGAATACCTCGACCGCATCCGCGCCAAGTACGTGGAGGTGGGCCGGCCTGCACGCTCGAAGGTGGAGCTGCTGCGCCGGGCGGTGGAGGACGGCATCCTCGCCATCGACGAACACGGGCATGTCGAATAG
- a CDS encoding class I SAM-dependent RNA methyltransferase, with product MEDQNELVELNIDNVAHGGVMVARLDGRVVFVSDAIPGERVLARIADDSKASFWRADTVEVLTPSPDRRPHVWAAASLERAPELRAGGAEFGHIALERQRSLKSEVLTDALRRFGGTDRVVEVEPIGADAAVDKAERVPGSHWRTRVRLHVGPGGRIGPYAARSHTVIEVDDLPLATEAIEAEAREIASALSLGSGGAAAVEFVETADGELRVSLVSDDRSKTGGRDGGRGTRRGAAGRGAAGRDRRGGRTKGAQAGEAGGARAGASSTWADDGVDGSASAPRTGVGQAADAPATIVERVGDREFRLAENGFWQVHRDAARTLSRAVQEQTRADLFDPRAANHDLYGGVGLLAAAIGDRFGPATRITSVESDATATDHASENLAEWIGARAVTGRVDRYLADLERLASADDRRRLEAATMVIDPPRSGAGKEVVGSLVRLGVAQVVYVACDPVAFARDVALFREGGYELDTVRAYDLFPHTHHVETIGVLVKA from the coding sequence ATGGAAGACCAGAACGAGCTCGTCGAGCTGAACATCGACAATGTAGCCCACGGCGGGGTCATGGTGGCCCGACTCGACGGCCGCGTGGTGTTCGTCTCCGACGCGATCCCCGGCGAGCGGGTGCTCGCGCGCATCGCCGACGACAGCAAGGCGTCGTTCTGGCGGGCCGACACCGTCGAGGTGCTGACCCCGTCGCCCGACCGCCGCCCTCACGTCTGGGCGGCTGCCTCGCTCGAGCGTGCGCCCGAGCTCCGGGCCGGCGGCGCCGAGTTCGGCCACATCGCCCTCGAACGGCAGCGTTCGCTGAAGAGCGAGGTGCTGACGGATGCGCTGCGCCGCTTCGGCGGAACCGACCGCGTCGTCGAGGTGGAGCCGATCGGCGCGGATGCCGCCGTCGACAAGGCCGAGCGCGTGCCCGGCTCTCACTGGCGCACGCGGGTGCGCCTGCACGTCGGGCCCGGCGGGCGGATCGGACCGTACGCCGCGCGCTCGCACACCGTCATCGAGGTCGACGACCTGCCGCTCGCGACGGAGGCCATCGAGGCCGAGGCCCGAGAGATCGCGAGTGCCTTGAGCCTCGGCTCCGGGGGTGCGGCCGCGGTGGAGTTCGTGGAGACCGCCGATGGCGAGCTGCGGGTCTCGCTCGTCTCCGACGACCGCTCGAAGACCGGCGGTCGCGACGGTGGCCGCGGCACCCGCCGCGGAGCGGCGGGTCGTGGTGCCGCTGGCCGGGATCGTCGTGGCGGTCGTACGAAAGGTGCGCAAGCGGGAGAGGCCGGCGGAGCCCGTGCTGGGGCGTCGTCGACGTGGGCCGACGACGGCGTCGATGGCAGCGCATCCGCACCCCGCACCGGTGTCGGTCAAGCAGCCGACGCTCCTGCCACCATCGTCGAGCGTGTCGGTGACCGCGAGTTCCGGCTCGCCGAGAACGGCTTCTGGCAGGTGCACCGCGACGCGGCCCGCACCCTCTCCCGCGCCGTGCAGGAGCAGACCCGGGCCGACCTCTTCGATCCGCGGGCGGCGAACCATGACCTCTACGGCGGCGTCGGCCTCCTGGCCGCCGCGATCGGCGACCGCTTCGGCCCGGCCACCCGCATCACGAGCGTCGAGAGTGACGCGACGGCGACCGACCACGCCTCCGAGAACCTCGCCGAGTGGATCGGCGCCCGAGCCGTGACCGGCCGCGTCGACCGCTACCTCGCCGACCTCGAACGCCTCGCCTCTGCCGACGACCGGCGACGGCTCGAAGCCGCGACCATGGTGATCGACCCGCCGCGCTCGGGCGCCGGCAAGGAGGTCGTGGGGTCGTTGGTGCGGCTCGGCGTCGCCCAGGTGGTCTACGTGGCCTGCGATCCGGTGGCCTTCGCCCGTGACGTCGCCCTGTTCCGCGAGGGAGGCTACGAGCTCGACACCGTGCGCGCCTACGATCTCTTCCCGCACACGCACCACGTCGAGACGATCGGCGTGCTCGTCAAGGCCTGA